The sequence CACATCAAACCTGGATTAAACGGACCCGTTTTCTTTATACTTGGTTGGAAAGAAAGCCAGACTCGAGTGGTTATGACGACATGGATGCCAGCTAGTGAACTCAGCTAAGCTAACTGGATCAGAGCTGTTAGCAGGAAGCTAACGCTATCTGCAGGATTAACCACCGGCTGGAAACTTTGGCTTTTTGTTCCTGTTTCGCACATcagaatactttttttttgagCCGCCACCCCAGAAGAAACGAGGCCGGTGGTTCGTGATGTCCGGGGCTGTATGGGTcgaggcagggagagagttGCAGAGATATAGGTCACGATAGACGGCCGGCGGCGGCTTTATGGGTCACAGCTACAGCTTAGCTCCATGCTAACAGCTGGTTAGCATCATAGCTGGTCAGGACCCCGACCAAAACACAGCAGCAAAACAGAAGGCATTTTGGATCTAAGTCAATCAAAGTTGTTTTAAGTCCCTAACGGTGGTTCAGCGGGACCCAGCCGAGCAGCGGCCGGTAATCCAGGCTCCTCATCTGTTTTTAACCTGAGCCAGCATCGACCCACTGGTCCCCGGAGTCCGACCGCCTCCACTTTCTTTATCCTGTTCATTATTTGACGATAAACGATGCTGGACATAACGTCTGACCTTTGCATAAGCAAACAAAACTGATCATCCTCGTCATGCATGTGGAAGCAATCGGTTGCAATAGTCGCCAGTAGCCGGGAATAGGTCGGGGTGGTCTGCGAAGAAGCTGAGTTCGGGGGTCCAGAGGTGAGCATGGCCTTCCACGGGGCAGGTCGACAGGCGGTCTGTGGAAACCTGTTCCCTGGCTCTGAACTGGGCCACAAGTACTTCTGCGTTAACACTTCTACTGGAACCCCGTCTACCGGCCTGAGCGCCACGCCGTGCCTGACGGGACCCACGGCCCCCGCGGGGACGCCTCGTCACCCGACGTCTCTTGGTGGAAGCACGGGTGGTGGGGCGGCGGTACCGCAGCCCTACAGCAACCCGGCAAGCGAGGTGCCAAGCCCGGCGGAAATGGAGCCGGATCGGCCCATCGGTTATGGGGCCTTCGGTGTTGTCTGGTAAACTcgttttcttttagtttttttagttttttttgtgttatataCCTCATAAACTAAATGTGCCAATATTTAAATCCTCCTAAGTGATTCTTTGATTGGTACAACATCGCCGCGGACCCGACTGTTAACTTGTGTCTGCCCGCCCGACTAGGTCGGTCACGGACCCGCGCGACGGCCGCAAGGTGGCGCTGAAGAAGATGCCGAACGTATTCCAGAACCTGGTGTCGTGCAAGAGGGTCTTCAGAGAGCTGCGCATGCTCTGCTTCTTCAAACACGACAACGTAAGGCTCCACAACCCCGACATCACCCACCATCAACACGGGGCCATGCAATGTTGTAACAATGTAATCACTGTACCCATCTCCAGGCTTTAGAGGCCAAATACGTAGATAACCCTGACTCTAGCACCCCCACAACGGACCAGAAGGAAGTCCTACTGGGGGTTCCCTCCGACCAGGGAAGGATAGGACTACAATGGGGGCCTGATTTACACATAGTAGTataaaacaatgttaaaatAATTTGTAATGAGTCATTGACAGTgatgggggggggtcctcctgTTGAGACAGGCCAGGTGGACAGGCAGGCCGTAGGATGCCTCTGGTGTAGCAGCTTCTGTTGAGCTGTCGGTAGATTTGAGACGGCCCGTCTCTTAATTGCAGTCAGGCCAGATTCAGCCTtctgggtctgggaggagtcatGTGTCCCAGTAGGACGTAGGGAAGGATGTAAGGAAGGAGAAGCAGTGAGAGCAGAGGACCAAAGAGCCACGCTGAGGGGGTCAGATTTAGAATCTGCAGAAAGAACAGCGTGTTCTATTTGAGAAATAAGATATAAACCTGACCATAACCCCTACATCACACCTCCATAACCCCTACATCACACCTCCATAACCCCTACATTACACCTCCATAACCCCTACATCACACCTCCATAACCCCTACATCACACCTCCATAACCCCTACATCACACCTCCATAACCCCTACATCACACCTCCATAACCCCTACATCACACCTCCATAACCCTACCATGACCCCATCGTCCCGCCGTCATTATTATGACCCAAGTAACCCAAACCTCACCCCGACCAACGAGAGATGGTGACCTGTCCCGGTGCATCATGGGAGCTGTAGTCTgagtgtctctgtctcctcagGTTCTGTCTGCGCTGGACATCCTGCAGCCACCACAGATCGACTGCTTCGAGGAGATGTATCCTTCACTACCTCGCTCTaccgcgctctctctctgttcgctgacctctctctaccgctctctctctctgcactctgacctctctctaccgctctctctttctgcacTCTGACCTCGCTCtaccgcgctctctctctctctgcactctgacctctctctaccgctctctctctctctgcaagcTGACCTCCAATTGTTGTCCCTGAGTGTGtagtacagtgtgtaccttgacagcgtgttgtgtgtgtagcaATGTGtagtacagtgtgtaccttgactgtgtgttgtgtgtagcggtgtgtagtacagtgtgtaccttgactgtgtgttgtgtgtagcggtgtgtagtacagtgtgtaccttgactgtgtgttgtgtgtagcggtgtgtagtacagtgtgtaccttgacGGGCTGGTAGATACGTCATCACAGAGCTGATGCAGAGCGACCTCCACAAGGTCATCGTGTCTCCTCAGCCGCTCACCACCGACCACATCAAGGTCTTCCTCTACCAGATCCTCAGAGGtaggcctgctcctcctcctcctcgctcccctagctcctcctcctcctcctagctctgcctcctcctcctcctcgctcccctagctcctcctcgctcccctagctcctcctcctcctcctcctcgctcccctagctcctcctcctccccctagcttctccacctcctaccgactcccccgcctcctcctcgctcctatCAACACCTTGAGTATTTTAGCACAAATGAATCTCATACTGAGTAACTTAACATTAATGATCTCTTGATCTCAATGATCTCATCTCATGAGTATTGTGTCAATAACAACACTCATCAAACTGAGTATTGTGTCAATATCAATACTCATCATACTGAGTCTTCTGTCAATACTCATCATACTGAGTATTGTGTCAATAACAACGCTCATCATACTGAGTATTGTGTCAATAACAATACTCATCATACTGAGTATTGTGTCAATAACAATACTCATCTCATACTGAGTATTGTGTCAATAACAATACTCATCATACTGAGTATTGTGTCAATAACAATACTCATCATACTGAGTATTGTGTCAATAACAATACTCATCATACTGAGTATTGTGTCAATAATAACACTCATCATACTGAGTATTGTGTCAATAACAACACTCCTCATACTGAGTATTGTGTCAATAACAACACTCATCATACTGAGTATTGTGTCAATAGCTCCTCACataccctcctcaccccccaggGCTGAAGTACCTCCACTCTGCTGGGATCCTCCACAGAGACATCAAACCTGGCAACCTGCTGGTCAACTCCAACTGTCTGCTCAAGGTAGcccaacctggcaacccgcCCTGTGTTTTATGATAGGTTGACCAAACCTGGGTTCACGTCACCGCCCGCCCTTAAACATTAAACGATACAAAATCATGGATCAGTTCACATCGtgccttgttgttgttgtcatgttGACTGACGGCTccggctccgcccccccccccccccctcccctccagatcTGTGACTTTGGCCTGGCCCGCGTGGAGGAGCCCGACCCCTCGCGTCACATGACCCAGGAGGTGGTGACCCAGTACTACCGCGCCCCCGAGGTGCTGATGGGTAGCCGCCACTACGGCTCGGCCATCGACGTCTGGTCCGTGGGCTGCATCTTCGCCGAGCTGCTGGGCCGACGCATCCTATTCCAGGCCCAGAGCCCCatccagcaggtgtgtgtgtgtgtgtgtgtgtgtgttaaataaaacaGTATAGGTCCTagtgctcctcctcctttactGCGCTGTGCTTCCTGTTGACTGTGCTTCCTGTTGACCGCGCTGTGCTTCCTGTTGACTTTGCTTCCTGTTGACCGCGCTGTGCTTCCTGTTGACCACGCTGTGCTTGCTTCCTGTTGACCATGCTGTGCTTCCTGTTGACCATGCTGTACTTCCTGTTGAGGTCCCTGTACTTCCTGTTGACCACGCTGTGCCTCCTGTTGACCGCGCTGTGCTTCCTGTTCCAGCTGGACCTGATCACAGACCTGCTGGGGACCCCGCCCCTCTCCGCCATGGCCTCGGCCTGCGAGGGCGCCCGGGCCCACATCCTGAGAGGCCCCCACAAACcggtaagcccccccccccgtgacccCCATAAACCGGTACGACCTGTGACCCCGCCCTCCTGATAGTAACCAGGCCAGCCGTGACATAGAGTCACGGCCGGCCTGGTGGGGGGCGAGGGAACATGGGAGAGAGCTCCTTCTGACCCCCGACCTCTGCCCTGACCGCAGCCCTCCCTGTCGGTGCTCTACATGCTGTCGGACGCGGCCACGCACGAGGCCGTGCACCTGCTCTGCCGCATGCTGGTGTTCGACCCGGTGAGGCTCCACATCacctcactcctccatcacctcactcctccatcacctcactgctccatcacctcactcctccatcacctcactcctccatcacctgtacctcactcctccatcacctcactcctccatcacctcactcctccatcacctcactcctccatcacctcactcctccatcacctgtacctcactcctccatcacctcactcctccatcacctcactcctccatcacctcactcctccatcacctcactCCATCACCTCACTCCATCacctcactcctccatcacctcactcctccatcacctcactccatcccctcactcctccacctcctgtacCCTCCATGTCTCACccgttctctgtctctccctccaccgTGCAGGCCAAGCGTATCTCCGGCAGCGACGCGCTGTCCCACCCCTACCTGGACGAGGGCCGGCTGCGCTACCACACCTGCATGTGCCAGTGCTGCTACTCGGTGCCCAGCGGCCGCGTCTACACCCGCGACTTCGAGCCGCCCGCCGAGCGACCTTTCAGCCACAGCTACGAGAACAGCCTGCTGTCCGTCTGGCAGGGCAAAGGTAACCGCGGCGGCCTAGCATCTAGCTAGGGCAGCTCAGACTTTAGCATGGCGGTTAGCAAGGTTAGCTCAGGTTTTAGCATGGTGGTAAGCTAGGTTAGCTCAGGTTTTAGCATGGTGGtcagtagggatcgaccgataccgattttttagagccgatacgataccgatattttttcatcagccttagccgatacgccgataccgattttcttgaacatttattgaacttcaatataaaaaacaatatttaacaaatagtaaaaacaggtgaagtagaacaagtaagaacaagtagatgaacaatatttaacaaatattaaaaacaggtgaggtagaacaagtgaaaaaaaaataataataaatcggcgaaaatctgccgcgtatcggccgataccgatacacgtaaaaaacgcgaatatcggtcgatccctagtggtCAGGTAGGTTAGCTCAGTCTTTAGCATGGCGGTTAGCAAGGTTAGCTGAGACTTTAGCCTGGCGGTTAGCCGAAGACTTTAGCCTGGCGGTTAGCAAGGTTAGCTGAGGCTTTAGCATGGCGGTTAGCAAGGTTAGCTGAGGCTTTAGCGCGGTGGTTAGGTGAGACCTCAGCCTAGCGGTAAGCAAGGTTAGCTGAGACGTTAGCATGGCGGTTAGC comes from Gadus macrocephalus chromosome 2, ASM3116895v1 and encodes:
- the nlk1 gene encoding nemo-like kinase, type 1; translation: MAFHGAGRQAVCGNLFPGSELGHKYFCVNTSTGTPSTGLSATPCLTGPTAPAGTPRHPTSLGGSTGGGAAVPQPYSNPASEVPSPAEMEPDRPIGYGAFGVVWSVTDPRDGRKVALKKMPNVFQNLVSCKRVFRELRMLCFFKHDNVLSALDILQPPQIDCFEEIYVITELMQSDLHKVIVSPQPLTTDHIKVFLYQILRGLKYLHSAGILHRDIKPGNLLVNSNCLLKICDFGLARVEEPDPSRHMTQEVVTQYYRAPEVLMGSRHYGSAIDVWSVGCIFAELLGRRILFQAQSPIQQLDLITDLLGTPPLSAMASACEGARAHILRGPHKPPSLSVLYMLSDAATHEAVHLLCRMLVFDPAKRISGSDALSHPYLDEGRLRYHTCMCQCCYSVPSGRVYTRDFEPPAERPFSHSYENSLLSVWQGKELIHRFITEHQQGKRVPLCINPQSAAFKTFIRSTAWHSSKVSRKEER